ATTTTTGATAGTAATACTTGGCAAGAGATTTTTGGTTCTATTGGGAAAAATAAAACTAGAACAGCCATTACCATAGTTGGTGTGCTTTGGGGGATATTTATATACATCGCTTTGGCTGGTGCGGCAAAAGGCTTAGACAATGGTTTTGAAAGAGCCTTTGAGAGTGTGGCGATGAACAGCATGTTTGTTTGGGCACAAAGTACAAGTATGCCTTATGAAGGCTACAAAACAGATCGTCAGTTGCAGTTAAAGCTGTCTGATGTGGCAACCTTAAAAAATAGACTTCCGGAAATAGAATATATAGCACCCCGTAATGCTAAAGGTGTTTTTGATGGCGAACCAGCCATTGTAGTCCGTGGAATGAAATCTAGCTCTTCTCCGGTGTATGGCGATTATCCTGTTTATACTAAAATTGCTACTAAAAAGATTTATGATGGCGGTAGATTTATTAATGATAGAGATATAGATCAAGCTCGAAAAGTAGCAGTAATCGGTGAAAGAACCCAACAAGAATTGTTTGAAGAAGAAGAAAATCCGATAGGTTCTTATATACGAGTAGATAATATTTATTTTCAAATAATTGGGGTGCATAAGTTTGTTCCTGGTGGCGGATTTGAGAGTGATACAGATATTTACATTCCTTATACTACATTTAGGAAATTATACAATACTGGCGAAGATGTGAGCTGGTTAACTATTGCTGCGTATGATGATGCAGATGTGGTTAAGGCAGAGGAAGATGTTAAAAGTGTTTTGAAAAGTATTCATAATGTAAACCCTAAGGATGATAGAGCCTTTGGAGCATTTAACTTAGGTGAGATATTTAATAGAATTACAGGTTTTGCAAAGGGGTTAACCTTCTTGTCTCTGATTGTAGGAATAGCGACAATCTTAGCAGGTGTTATTAGTATTGGTAATATATTACTGATCTCCGTTAAAGAGCGAACCAAAGAGCTAGGAGTAAGAAGAGCTCTAGGAGCTACTCCAGCCGAGGTAAGAAATCAGATCATATTAGAGTCTGTTTTCTTAACAGTGGTAGCGGGCGTTTTAGGAATAATATTGGGAGCGGGTGTTTTAAAGATAGTCGATATTTTTACAAAGGATACAGATTTACCGTATACCAACCCTACACTGCCCATACCTTATGTTTTAGGTGCCTTGGCAATAATGATAATTTTAGGAACTTTAATAGGGTTAATACCAGCACAAAGAGCAGTGAGTATTAAACCGATTGATGCATTAAGAGAAGAATAAAGTAAAACCAACATAAAAAGTAAATATATCATCAAATGAAAAAAGTAATAAAATACGTAGTATTAGGTCTATTAGTGTTAGCTGCTTTGTGGGCTGCAATGTTTTTTATTCGAACCAATAAAAAATCATCCATTACCTATGATACCCAAAAACCATTTATTTCTAACGTAGAGAAAAAAACGGTGGCTACTGGTAAAGTAATTCCTGAAGATGAAATCGAAATAAAGCCTCAAATTTCTGGAATTATAGAAGAGGTTTATTTAAAAGAAGGCGCTAAAGTAAAAGCTGGTGATCTTATTGCGAAAATAAAAGTTGTTCCCAATGAGCAATCCATGAATCAAGCAGGAGGAAGAGTTAAAAATGCACAATTAGCCTTAAATAATACTAAAATTGAGTTTGATCGTAATAAAGTGCTTTTTGATAAAGGCGTTATTTCTAGTCAAGATTTTAATACGTTGCAATTACAATACAATCAAGCACAGCAGGAGTTGGGTAATGCCCAGGCAGATTATCAAATTATCAGAAAAGGTTCTGCGGGTGGCTCTTCTACGGCAAATACAAATATTAGGGCTACGGTTTCAGGTACAATTTTAGAAATACCGGTAAAAGAGGGAGATCAAGTCATACAAAGTAATAATTTTAATGATGGTACCACCATTGCAACTATTGCAGATTTGAGTAAAATGATTTTTGAGGGTAAGGTTGATGAAGGAGAGGTAGCAAAATTAAAAGTAGGTTCTCCATTAGAAATAAGCTTGGGAGCTTTAGAGGGTAAAACGTTTAATGCAAAACTTCGCTTTATTGCACCAAAGGGAGTGGAAGAATCTGGGGCTGTTCAGTTTAAAATAGAAGGAGATGTTGCTGTTGAAGATGATATCTTAATTAGAGCCGGGTATAGTGCAAATGCATCCTTAGTTTTGGAGAGTAAGAAGGATGTGTTGGTTATCCCTGAGGCATTATTGCAGTTTGATAAGGATACGGATAAACCTTATGTAGAGGTTTCAGTTGGAGATCAAAAGTTTGAAAGAAAAGATATTGAAATAGGAATATCAGACGGTGTTAATGTAGAAATACTTTCTGGAATTACGGAAGAGGATCAAGTGAAAATTTGGAATAAAACGGAGCCTATAAAAAAGAATGTTGAAGAAGAGGAGTCGAAAGAATAAACCATCATCAATCACGTAACAATCAAAAAATAAATCGCATGAAATTTAATAGTATACTAATAGTATTCTTGTGCACAGTAGGAATCGCGACAGGACAATCTAAAAAATGGACACTTCAAGAATGTGTGGAATATGCTGTAGAGAATAACTTGACTATAGAACAATTTGAGTTGGACTTGCAAAATGTTCAGCTAGAAAAATCGGATGCCTTAGGAGATTTTTTACCTAATTTAAACGCATCAAGTTCTGTTTCCGGGAATACAGGTCTTTCTTTTGATCCTACCACAAACCAAGCAGTAACCACGACTATTTTTACAGCTAGTGGAGGGTTCTCTTCTAACGTAACCTTGTTTGACGGACTCAGGAACTTACACCGGTACAATAGAGCTAAGTTGAATGCTATTTCTAGTCAGTACCGTTTAGATAATTTAAAAGATGATATTCGTTTAAATGTAGCCAATGCTTATTTGCAAGTATTGTCTAACAAAGAATCTTTACATGTATTTAATGCACAGTATGCAGTGACGCAACAAGATTTAAAGCGTACGAAAGAGTTAGTAGATGCTGGTGTTGTAGCTCGTGGAGATTTATTAGAAGTTGAAGCAACAGCAGCAACACAAGAGCAACAAATAGTAAATGCAGAAAATTCAATCATAATCTCTAAAATTAATTTAGCACAGTTGCTACAAATTACCGCATATGAGAATTTTGATATTGTCGATGAATCTTTTGAAATTCCGCCATCAGAAGTATTGACTAATTCTCCAAAAACGATATATGACAAGGCATTGATCTTTAGAAATGATATTAAATTATCAGAGATGAATGTAGCTATAGCAGAAAAAGATTTAAAAATAAGCAAAGGAGCTTTGTTACCTACTTTGGGAGCTTTCTTTAATTATAATACTAGATACTCTAGCCAACAGCAGTTTGATGCCGGTTCTGGTCAGTTTTTTAGAGATAGTTTTAAAGACCAATTATGGATCAATGATGGTATTTCTTATGGAGCACAATTAAATATTCCTATTTTTAATGGCTTTACAGTAAAGAATAATATCAAACGATCAAAAATTGGTATTGACAGAGCAAAGAATCAGTTAGAGCAAGATAAGTTAGCTCTAGAAACCACAATTAATCAAGCATATGTGGATGTAAAAAGTTTTGCTAAGGCCTTTGAAGCGGCAGAAAAAACCGTTGAAGCAAGACGTTTAGCCTTTGAATATTCTAAGGAACGTTTTGATGTAGGTTTAATGAACTCGTTTGATTATAGCCAAGCACAATCTAGGGTAGATGACGCAGAAGCACAATTGATACGAACAAAATATGATTATATTTTTAGACTTAAAGTATTAGAATTTTATTTTGGAATGCCAATTACATTAGATTAGAAGGTAAACGAAACACGATACTATAAGATTCATAATTCATTATGGATCTTTTTTTTTGTTTTAAATTTGGTTGTTGCATGTATCTTTGCAAGTATTATGGCAATATTATTAAACTTAGAAACGGCTACGACAAATTGTTCTGTGAGCATAGCTGAAAATGGAGCGCTTTTAGCAATTAAAGAGTTTGACAGCGCGGCTTATTCTCATGCAGAGCAACTACATATATTTATAGAAGAAGTTTTGCAAATAGCGTCGCTGAATCTAAAAGATTTAGATGCTATAGCGGTAAGTAAGGGTCCTGGTTCTTATACAGGCTTGCGTATAGGTGTTTCTGCAGCAAAAGGATTATGTTTTGCACTTGACCTTCCTTTAATTTCTATACCAACATTGGAAAGTATGGCTTATCAGGCCCATGTTAATGATGTAAGTTTTGTAATACCTGTTTTAGATGCCCGCCGTATGGAAGTGTATTCTTCCGTTTTCAATCATGATTTAGAAGAAATTAGAGAAACCAAAGCAGAGGTAATTGATGAAAATTCATTCCGTGATTACGCGGAAAAAGGTAAGGTGCTAATTTTAGGGAGTGGAGCTCAAAAATGTAAAGAGACTTTAACGCACGCTAATTTTAGTTTTGAAACTACGGTTGTGCCTTCAGCAAAAGAAATGGCAATGCTCTCTAATAAAAAGTTCAAAGAAAACAACCTTGAAAATGTTGCCTACTTTGAACCTTATTATTTAAAAGACTTTATCGTATTAAAGAAGAAAAAGGCTTAGCGTTATTTATTGTATTGTACTACTTGTGGGAATGGAATTTCAATTCCTTCCGCATCAAATCTAAGTTTAGTTTCCTCCATTACATAGAAGTGTGCTTCCCAGAAATCTGAGTTGTTGGCCCAAAAACGCAACGTAAGATTTACAGAGCTTTCTGCCAATTCATCCACATAAACTACTGGAGCTGGATCTTTGAAGATAGTTTCATAATCTGCACAAATTTTTAAAAGGATTTCTTTTGCCTTTTTTAAATCTGAACCATATCCTATTCCAATAGAAATTTTATCTCTACGAGTATCTTGCGCATTGTAATTGGTAATGTTGTTATTAGATAATTGACCGTTAGGAACAATAACAATTTGATTCCCGAATGTGCTTAATTTTGTCGTAAATATTGATATTTCTTTCACGGTACCATCTACTCCTTGAGCAGCGATAAAATCGCCAACCTTAAAAGGTTTAAAAATTAAGATAAGTACGCCTCCAGCAAAATTAGCTAGTGATCCTTGTAATGCTAAACCAATAGCAAGACCAGCAGCACCAATTATAGCCACCAAAGAAGAAGATTGTACGCCTAATTGGGTAATAACAAGTACAAATAAGGTTATTTTTAACCCTATGCTTATAAGGCTTTGTAAGAAGCTTTCTAAGGATGGGTCGTAATCTTGCTTTATAAAGAATTTACGAACCATTTTATTAACCACTTTAATAAGCCATAAACCAACTATAAAGATTAACACAGCAAGAATTAAATTAGGAAGTGCTCCCCAAATCCATTTTATTGCATTGTCAACATGTTCTTGATAATCTGTAAGTTTCTCCATGTAATTTTTTAATTCTATTCTACATTCTTTTCACCGCAAAGGAACTTCATCTAAAACTAATATCCTATCGTATTATTGGATTACGGCAAAAGTTGTATTATTAGCGTCACTTATACGGTTATTCTAATTTTAAAGCATAAAAAAAGCGCATACAATGCGCTTTTAGTACTTTATAGAATAAAACAAATTACTTTATTTCAAAAGTGATTTTTACATTTACTCTAAACTCTTTTACGTCACCGTCTTCCACAGAAGCACTTTGTTCGTTAACATAAACAGAGCGTATGTTTTTAACGCTTTTTGATGCTTGAGATACTGCTTTTCTTGTTGCGTCTTCCCAGCTTTTTTCTGAATTTGCTAATACTTCAATTACTTTTAAAATTGCCATAATGATTTTTAATTTTGTGTTTCTTTAAAAGTAAGAAATTTCAAATCGAATGACGAATATATGTAGGAAAAATATTTAACAGCGTAAGTTTTAGCCGTTAATAGCTACAACATTCTCAACGTGATCTGCCATCATATTTTTAAGCATGCTTTCTATTCCGTTTTTTAAAGTATACGTAGACGAAGGGCAACCGCTACAAGCACCTTGCAAAATAACATTTACAGTTTTAGTCTCTTTATCGTATGATTTAAACATGATGTTACCACCATCACTAGCAACAGCGGGCTTCACATACTCTTCTAAAATATCAATTATTTTTTTAGAAGTATCATCAAGGTTTGCATCTTGAAGTTGTGTTTTTGGGGCTTCAGCTTTTTTCTTTACCACACTTTCGGCAGAAACCACTTCAAGTCCATCGGCTATGAAATTTCTAATTAATTCTCTAATATCAAAGGTCACTTCATTCCAGTCTGCAACTTCATATTTAGTAACAGATGCATAATTCTCATCAAAGAAAACTTCTTTTACAAAAGGAAAATGAAATAATTTCTTTGCTAATTCTGAATCTTTAGCTTCGTCAATATTTTTAAATTCAAAAGCCGTAGGTACAATTGTTTTATTAGAAACAAACTTCATCACAGCAGGATTAGGAGTGCTTTCTGCGTATACTGTTGCAGGTACTTTTTTAGGGTCTTTATCTTCGAAAATAACGGGTTCTCCGCTATTTAAATATTCTACTAATTGCTGAGCAACTTCATCTTTAACATCATCCCATTCTACAATGCTAAAACGCTCTAAGGCAATAAAGTTAGCAGAGATATAAACAGTTTTTACAAAGGGCAAATAAAATAATTGTTGTGCTAGTGGTGAGTTTTTAGCTTCATCAATATCTTTATATTCGTAGTTATTGCTTTTGGTGATAAAGTGGTTCGTATCGAACTTAAGTATGGCCGGATTATTAGTTTCTACAATAGTTATCGTAAACTCTTTCATCTTAATTTTATTTTAGGAGCAAAAATACAAAGTAATTGCCACTATAGCTATATATAATAATGTTGTATTTATATCGTTATACTTTATATTTAGAAAAACTAGAACACACCACTCTTTAAACATTTAAATGAAAAGGATTTATTTTTCAGTACTACTCCTGCTAATTTTTGTAGCCCCAACTAAGGCTCAAGAAGGCATCCCTGTTTATTTTGATTACTTATCGGATAATTATTATTTAGTTCATCCTTCTATGGCCGGTATAGGAGAAGGTGGTAAAGTTAGACTTACAGCTAGAAAACAATGGTTTAGTGTTGATGATGCCCCTAATTTGCAAACTTTAAATGCACATTTTAGAGTAAGTGAAAAAAGTGGCGTAGGCGCTATAATTTTTAATGATGCAAATGGTTATCACTCACAGACGGGTGTTAAATTTACCTACGCGCACCACTTAAAATTTGGTGGTGATGGACGTACTTTAAATCAGCTTTCTTTTGGACTAAGTGGTACTATGTTACAGAGTAGTTTAGATGAAACGGAGTTTAGGTCAGTAACGCCAGATCCTGCAATTGTAGGGTCTAGAATAAGTGCTACTTACTTTAATGCAGATTTAGGAATGTCTTATAATTATTTAGAATTCTATGCACATGCATCCATTTTAAACGTGATGAGTAGTAAGCGTAATTTATATTATAAAGATAGAACGGATAACCCTCAAGTGCCAGAAGTAGATAACCTAAGACGATATTTGTTTTCTGTAGGGTATCTTTTTGGTCGTAGTGATTGGCAACTAGAGCCTTCTGTAATGTTTCAAATGACAGATTTTACCCAAGAAAAATCAATGGATTTTAATGCTAAGGTGTATAAAGACGTAGATTTTGGTAAAGTATGGGGCGGTATTTCTTACCGAAGAAGTTTTGATGGAGCGCAGTATGCTACTACAGACGATTTTGGTGAACAACGTTTACAGTTAATTACACCAATAGTTGGCGTAAACTATAAGAATTTTATGGTGTCTTATAATTATTCTTATCAAATGGGAGATATTCGTTTTGATAATGGTGGTTTTCATCAGATTACCTTAGGGTATGACTTTTTGCAAACAGAAAAAAGATTTGATTGTAAATGTCCTGCAGTTAATTATTAAAATATAATAACAAATAATTTATAGAAAATCCTGTAGTTTTGGCTACAGGATTTTTGCTTTTTACGGGAGCTCTGTTTAGTTATCCCATTTGTAATTTTTCAGTTCAGCTTGTTTTTTTATTGCAGATAACATTGCATTTTCAAGTCCTCCTTGATTTTCACCTATTTGATTTTTTGTAATAAACAACTCACGTTTTTTATTTAATTCTTGAATTTGCAATTGTATAGCAGTACGTTCTTCTTTTTTAATACCAATGTAATTTTCAATTTCTTTATCTGATTTATTTTTTAATTCTACAGGTAACTGTTCTTTTTCTAATTTAGAGGTGTCAAACTCTTCGTCATCTGCTGCATCAACCAAATCCCAAGTGGCATTGTTATATAATCTAGAACTTTTACTCACGGCTCTTTTTACCGCTACAGCTTCTTCTACTTCCATAGCATTATTATCTTGTGCATATTGCTTTTGCAGTTTAGCTTTTCCTAAACTACCATAAGCAATATAGGTATGGTTTAATTTAGAATTTAGCTTTACAATATCTGCATCATATGGGGTATCTATATGTACAATATGTTTGTTATGATCAATAGCCATATAATCGCCACCGGTTAAAATTGCACCGTTTTTCCATTGGCTAGATACGCCTTGTTGGTACTCGCCACAAAAAATAGTATTGATGACTACATCTTTTTCTTTTGCGTTAGTTACCGCATCTTTATAATTTAATTTACCTTGGGTAAAAGGTTCGTTCCCTGCAATGAATATCATTTTTAGGTTATCAGCATTTTTACCCCAATCTAATTGATTTAAGGAGGTTTGTATTACTTGCCCGCAGTATTCTTCGCCACCATTAGTGCTTAAAGAAAATAGTTTTTCTGAAATTTCATCCAAATCTCCGCTAAACCCTAGTACTTGTTGAATGTACCCTTCTTGTGACGCTAAGTAATCATTTCCGTATTGGTAAAGGGCAATCTCTAAATTTGGTCTTATGTAATCGTGGTTTGTATCATTACCGCAACGTGCCTTTACATACGCAAATTTGTTTACGATGTCCCATAATTGTGCTTTAGCTTGGTCAATAAGTCCGTCCATACTATTGCTAGTATCTAATAGTAACGCAATTTTAACCGTATTGTTTATGTGTTTGTGTTCGTTCGTAGTTGCTTGCGCCATAACGGGCGCTGTAACGTCTTTTTTTTCGATCATTTCACAGGCACTCATTGCTGTAACGCTGAGCGCTAGAAAGCTTATCCCGATAATTTTTTTAATATTTTTCATGTTTGCTTAAGTTTATATTGTTTTATTCCGTTCGTAAAACTAGCCGCAAACTTTTTTAGATAAAACAAACAATGAGTAAAGTGGTTGTTTCAATGAGGGAAGTTAGTTGCCAAATTTGTAAAGCCTACTTATCAGGGTTAATTTTATGGGAATCAATAATTTTAGCATTTTTTAATACCATGAAAAACAACTAAGTTTATCCTCTATTTAATGCATAATGAATAAAAGACTGCACCTATTTTTTACGTTTCTCTTGTTTTGTTTTGTAGCTTTTTCTCAAGCGCAAAGCCAAAGGTCTAGTTTTGAGATAAAGGGTTCTGTAAAAGGTGAAGAAAATAGAGAGCCAATATCTGGTGTTACAGTAACTACTAGTAGTGGGAGTTATACGGTGACCAATGGTTTGGGAGAATTTAAAATTAAAGCAATTATTGGAGATGAGTTGATGTTTGAGAGTTTTGCCTTTGAAACGGTAACACATATCGTAAAAAGCTCAGAGGATGTAGATGTTCGCGTAAGAGATTACACCCCTGAAAGTAAAGCGTCTAAGGTAGCATCAAAAAGTAGAAGCTCCACATCTATTCAGCAATTATTAGATTCAGCAAACTATTATAAAAAAACAGATATTGAAAATAGTATTGATTTCGTTACAAAAGCAATCGTACAAATAGGTAGAGAAGGCGACAAGGATTTACTGTCAAAATCATACACTACTTTAGGGGAGATATATCACTATCACAAACAATATGATTTAGCGGTAAATAGCTTTAAAGAAGCCCTATTAGCTTCAGATACTGTTAAGACGGAGTTGTTGCTGGCACAAAGTTATTTGGCTAATAATGAGTATGTAAGTGCGCAATCTATATTTCTAGCCCTAGCTAAAAAATCTTCGCTTACAAGTTATCAAAAAGCACAAGTATATGAGGGCTTGGGAGATGCTAATAAAGGTTTAGGTGCTACAGATAAAGCTATTGAAAATTATTCTTTAGGACTAAACTTGGCCAAAAAGAAATCTATAACGCCTAAAATAACAGATTTAAACTCTAAAATTGCCGATGCCTATGCTGATGATAATCAACTAGAAGAAGCAGAAGTTTATTATGATAATTCACTAGAATTGTCTAAGAATGAAGCGCCACAAAGAGCGGTTCAGGAAAAAGAGAAAGTGGCCGATTTTTACAATAAGAGAAATGAATATGATAAAGAAGTTAGCCTCCGAAAAAAGAGTTTAGAAGATTTAAAAGTGCTGAACTCACCTCAGAAAAAAGTAGCAAAAACCTCAGGGGTAAATACAGGTTCTGATTCTATTTCATCGCAACGTATTAAATATAAAATAGGAAATGCATTATTATCTCAGCAGAAATACGATCAAGCAATACCCTATTTAATAGAGAGTATTGATGAAGCTAGCGTTGATGATGATTTAGTGGTTCAAAAAGACGCTACAAGAAAGCTTTCTGAAGTGTATAAGTATCAAGGAGATTTTAATAAAGCGTTAGAAACGTATCAAGAGTATGTAAGTATTGTAGATACGTTATATGTGCGAAAGGAACAAGAGATTTCTAGGGCAACCCGCTTAAATAGAGAGATAGCAACAAAACAGAATAGAATTTCGGGATTAGAAAAAGAAAGGGAATTGTACCAAAGTAAATATGATTTGGTGTTGACGAGTGAGCAATTAGTAGAACGTCAAAAATGGTTAATCTATTCGCTTGTTTTTGGAATGCTATTATTAGGCTTAACCACATACTTTTTCTACCGCAGTAATAAGCAGCAAAAATTAGCAAACAATTTATTGGCTCTAAAATCTTTGCGATCACAAATGAATCCGCATTTTATTTTTAATGCGCTAAACTCTGTAAATAATTATATTGCTAAAAGCGATGAGAGAAGTGCGAATAGGTATTTAAGTGATTTTTCTACCCTGATGCGTGCTGTTTTAGAAAATTCAGAAGAAGATTTTATTCCATTAACTAAAGAAATAGAATTACTGGAACTTTATACAAAACTAGAACATTCTCGGTTTGCAGATAAATTTGATTATGAAATAAAAATTGATGAAGAGATCGATATTGCTGCTTATCAAATTCCTCCTATGCTATTGCAACCTTATATTGAAAATGCCATTTGGCATGGCCTTCGGTATAAAGATGAAAAAGGTTTTTTAAAGATATCGGTTAAAAATATAACTAAGAATAGCATCGAAATAACAATTATAGATAATGGTATTGGACGTAAAAAATCTACCGAATTAAAAACAAATAATCAGAAAAAACAAAAGTCCAAAGGTATGGGCAATATTAAAAAGAGAATCGATATTCTTAATGATATGTATAAGGATAAAGTAGATGTAGTCATTTCTGATTATAAGGAGGACGGGACAGGCACACAAGTCTCTTTTTCGTTGAA
This genomic stretch from Cellulophaga algicola DSM 14237 harbors:
- a CDS encoding ABC transporter permease — translated: MKFIFDSNTWQEIFGSIGKNKTRTAITIVGVLWGIFIYIALAGAAKGLDNGFERAFESVAMNSMFVWAQSTSMPYEGYKTDRQLQLKLSDVATLKNRLPEIEYIAPRNAKGVFDGEPAIVVRGMKSSSSPVYGDYPVYTKIATKKIYDGGRFINDRDIDQARKVAVIGERTQQELFEEEENPIGSYIRVDNIYFQIIGVHKFVPGGGFESDTDIYIPYTTFRKLYNTGEDVSWLTIAAYDDADVVKAEEDVKSVLKSIHNVNPKDDRAFGAFNLGEIFNRITGFAKGLTFLSLIVGIATILAGVISIGNILLISVKERTKELGVRRALGATPAEVRNQIILESVFLTVVAGVLGIILGAGVLKIVDIFTKDTDLPYTNPTLPIPYVLGALAIMIILGTLIGLIPAQRAVSIKPIDALREE
- a CDS encoding efflux RND transporter periplasmic adaptor subunit, translated to MKKVIKYVVLGLLVLAALWAAMFFIRTNKKSSITYDTQKPFISNVEKKTVATGKVIPEDEIEIKPQISGIIEEVYLKEGAKVKAGDLIAKIKVVPNEQSMNQAGGRVKNAQLALNNTKIEFDRNKVLFDKGVISSQDFNTLQLQYNQAQQELGNAQADYQIIRKGSAGGSSTANTNIRATVSGTILEIPVKEGDQVIQSNNFNDGTTIATIADLSKMIFEGKVDEGEVAKLKVGSPLEISLGALEGKTFNAKLRFIAPKGVEESGAVQFKIEGDVAVEDDILIRAGYSANASLVLESKKDVLVIPEALLQFDKDTDKPYVEVSVGDQKFERKDIEIGISDGVNVEILSGITEEDQVKIWNKTEPIKKNVEEEESKE
- a CDS encoding TolC family protein, whose amino-acid sequence is MKFNSILIVFLCTVGIATGQSKKWTLQECVEYAVENNLTIEQFELDLQNVQLEKSDALGDFLPNLNASSSVSGNTGLSFDPTTNQAVTTTIFTASGGFSSNVTLFDGLRNLHRYNRAKLNAISSQYRLDNLKDDIRLNVANAYLQVLSNKESLHVFNAQYAVTQQDLKRTKELVDAGVVARGDLLEVEATAATQEQQIVNAENSIIISKINLAQLLQITAYENFDIVDESFEIPPSEVLTNSPKTIYDKALIFRNDIKLSEMNVAIAEKDLKISKGALLPTLGAFFNYNTRYSSQQQFDAGSGQFFRDSFKDQLWINDGISYGAQLNIPIFNGFTVKNNIKRSKIGIDRAKNQLEQDKLALETTINQAYVDVKSFAKAFEAAEKTVEARRLAFEYSKERFDVGLMNSFDYSQAQSRVDDAEAQLIRTKYDYIFRLKVLEFYFGMPITLD
- the tsaB gene encoding tRNA (adenosine(37)-N6)-threonylcarbamoyltransferase complex dimerization subunit type 1 TsaB produces the protein MAILLNLETATTNCSVSIAENGALLAIKEFDSAAYSHAEQLHIFIEEVLQIASLNLKDLDAIAVSKGPGSYTGLRIGVSAAKGLCFALDLPLISIPTLESMAYQAHVNDVSFVIPVLDARRMEVYSSVFNHDLEEIRETKAEVIDENSFRDYAEKGKVLILGSGAQKCKETLTHANFSFETTVVPSAKEMAMLSNKKFKENNLENVAYFEPYYLKDFIVLKKKKA
- a CDS encoding mechanosensitive ion channel family protein; the encoded protein is MEKLTDYQEHVDNAIKWIWGALPNLILAVLIFIVGLWLIKVVNKMVRKFFIKQDYDPSLESFLQSLISIGLKITLFVLVITQLGVQSSSLVAIIGAAGLAIGLALQGSLANFAGGVLILIFKPFKVGDFIAAQGVDGTVKEISIFTTKLSTFGNQIVIVPNGQLSNNNITNYNAQDTRRDKISIGIGYGSDLKKAKEILLKICADYETIFKDPAPVVYVDELAESSVNLTLRFWANNSDFWEAHFYVMEETKLRFDAEGIEIPFPQVVQYNK
- a CDS encoding dodecin family protein, coding for MAILKVIEVLANSEKSWEDATRKAVSQASKSVKNIRSVYVNEQSASVEDGDVKEFRVNVKITFEIK
- a CDS encoding NifU family protein — its product is MKEFTITIVETNNPAILKFDTNHFITKSNNYEYKDIDEAKNSPLAQQLFYLPFVKTVYISANFIALERFSIVEWDDVKDEVAQQLVEYLNSGEPVIFEDKDPKKVPATVYAESTPNPAVMKFVSNKTIVPTAFEFKNIDEAKDSELAKKLFHFPFVKEVFFDENYASVTKYEVADWNEVTFDIRELIRNFIADGLEVVSAESVVKKKAEAPKTQLQDANLDDTSKKIIDILEEYVKPAVASDGGNIMFKSYDKETKTVNVILQGACSGCPSSTYTLKNGIESMLKNMMADHVENVVAING
- a CDS encoding PorP/SprF family type IX secretion system membrane protein, with translation MKRIYFSVLLLLIFVAPTKAQEGIPVYFDYLSDNYYLVHPSMAGIGEGGKVRLTARKQWFSVDDAPNLQTLNAHFRVSEKSGVGAIIFNDANGYHSQTGVKFTYAHHLKFGGDGRTLNQLSFGLSGTMLQSSLDETEFRSVTPDPAIVGSRISATYFNADLGMSYNYLEFYAHASILNVMSSKRNLYYKDRTDNPQVPEVDNLRRYLFSVGYLFGRSDWQLEPSVMFQMTDFTQEKSMDFNAKVYKDVDFGKVWGGISYRRSFDGAQYATTDDFGEQRLQLITPIVGVNYKNFMVSYNYSYQMGDIRFDNGGFHQITLGYDFLQTEKRFDCKCPAVNY
- a CDS encoding VWA domain-containing protein; amino-acid sequence: MKNIKKIIGISFLALSVTAMSACEMIEKKDVTAPVMAQATTNEHKHINNTVKIALLLDTSNSMDGLIDQAKAQLWDIVNKFAYVKARCGNDTNHDYIRPNLEIALYQYGNDYLASQEGYIQQVLGFSGDLDEISEKLFSLSTNGGEEYCGQVIQTSLNQLDWGKNADNLKMIFIAGNEPFTQGKLNYKDAVTNAKEKDVVINTIFCGEYQQGVSSQWKNGAILTGGDYMAIDHNKHIVHIDTPYDADIVKLNSKLNHTYIAYGSLGKAKLQKQYAQDNNAMEVEEAVAVKRAVSKSSRLYNNATWDLVDAADDEEFDTSKLEKEQLPVELKNKSDKEIENYIGIKKEERTAIQLQIQELNKKRELFITKNQIGENQGGLENAMLSAIKKQAELKNYKWDN
- a CDS encoding histidine kinase — translated: MNKRLHLFFTFLLFCFVAFSQAQSQRSSFEIKGSVKGEENREPISGVTVTTSSGSYTVTNGLGEFKIKAIIGDELMFESFAFETVTHIVKSSEDVDVRVRDYTPESKASKVASKSRSSTSIQQLLDSANYYKKTDIENSIDFVTKAIVQIGREGDKDLLSKSYTTLGEIYHYHKQYDLAVNSFKEALLASDTVKTELLLAQSYLANNEYVSAQSIFLALAKKSSLTSYQKAQVYEGLGDANKGLGATDKAIENYSLGLNLAKKKSITPKITDLNSKIADAYADDNQLEEAEVYYDNSLELSKNEAPQRAVQEKEKVADFYNKRNEYDKEVSLRKKSLEDLKVLNSPQKKVAKTSGVNTGSDSISSQRIKYKIGNALLSQQKYDQAIPYLIESIDEASVDDDLVVQKDATRKLSEVYKYQGDFNKALETYQEYVSIVDTLYVRKEQEISRATRLNREIATKQNRISGLEKERELYQSKYDLVLTSEQLVERQKWLIYSLVFGMLLLGLTTYFFYRSNKQQKLANNLLALKSLRSQMNPHFIFNALNSVNNYIAKSDERSANRYLSDFSTLMRAVLENSEEDFIPLTKEIELLELYTKLEHSRFADKFDYEIKIDEEIDIAAYQIPPMLLQPYIENAIWHGLRYKDEKGFLKISVKNITKNSIEITIIDNGIGRKKSTELKTNNQKKQKSKGMGNIKKRIDILNDMYKDKVDVVISDYKEDGTGTQVSFSLNKEQ